The DNA region CGGCAGGATTTGGCTTTTTCGGCGAGTATTATATAGACGACACATCGTCCGTCAATTGACGCGCAGGCCATGCTCGAGGCACAAACTATAAAGGCCCGGTCATGATCCGCCTTTCGCCCCTGAAGCTGAGGGTCTACCTCACCTGCCCCCTGCGCTATCGCTACCAGTACCTGGACAGGCTGCGGCCCCGGCTGCGTCCTCAGGACACGGTGGGCACCGCCGTCCACCTCGTCCTGCAGCAGTTTTTCCACCTGCCGCCGCCCGAGCGCAGCGCCGGCCGGCTGCTGGAGCTGTTCGACCAGCGCTGGGCCTCCCTCTCGCCCCGCTACCGCCGCATGCCGGGCGTGGAGGAGCTGCGCGAGCGGGCGCGCAGGCAACTGGAGGAGTTCGCCGCCCGCGAGGACCTGACCGCTCAGCCCTATCTGCTGGAGCCTTATCTTGAGGTGCGGCTGGCTCCGGACGTGGTGCTCTTCGGCCGCCCCGACCGTATAGACCAGGAGGCCGATGGCTCTCTGCACGTCATCGACTACAAGACGGGGGAGCCGCCCCAGGAGGTGGATGCGGGGCAGCTACGACTCTACGCTATAATGGTTCAGAAGGGGCTGGGGCGCCCTGTCTCCAGGGTGTCATTCTGGTTCCTGGACGGGGGTCAGGTCTGGACCGAGGCGACC from Dehalococcoidia bacterium includes:
- a CDS encoding PD-(D/E)XK nuclease family protein — protein: MIRLSPLKLRVYLTCPLRYRYQYLDRLRPRLRPQDTVGTAVHLVLQQFFHLPPPERSAGRLLELFDQRWASLSPRYRRMPGVEELRERARRQLEEFAAREDLTAQPYLLEPYLEVRLAPDVVLFGRPDRIDQEADGSLHVIDYKTGEPPQEVDAGQLRLYAIMVQKGLGRPVSRVSFWFLDGGQVWTEATVPAALEEAEARAVALAREMQAAASFPGRVGRHCAHCPFLYACQHREEIAQRRQAEGW